The Gemmata palustris genome includes a region encoding these proteins:
- a CDS encoding 2-oxoglutarate dehydrogenase E1 component has product MFSENGEYLEEQFHRWQQDPNSVEPTWQGFFAGMQFAGKLPGGAATTGAAASSADLRVQTGVVRLVFWYRQAGHLQADTDPLAAQSPPPCPLLQLESFGLSESDLDRVVDGSMYFGLNGPVKLRDLIDTLRATYCGTTGIEYMHIDSQEIRRWIASRIEPTCNRPMLKLRQKYRILITLYEAELFEKFLHTKYVGQKRFSLEGGETLIPILDAITEKGPALGVKEIVIGMAHRGRLNVLANTLNKPFSEIFNEFEDNYLPLSSHDGDGDVKYHLGFSADTETADGGKVHLSVAPNPSHLEIVGPVVEGRVRAKQRQHGDKERTTGVPVLIHGDAAFAGQGVIMETFNLMNLAGYRTGGTIHIVVNNQIGFTTNPRDSRSTQYCTDIAKFVQAPIFHVNAEDPEACVAAAELALEFRQQFKKDVVIDLVCYRRWGHNEGDNPGYTQPLQAKVIAKKPPISTVYSAQLAGRPDDPSVTPEVVADLVGEFDNKLAEALRDAESIVAAYRNEMEAAHKQVKEMVKKGQTKKRGMEGFSGRWKDFTNRYSHDPVATGVSDATLDRIAAALGTFPDGFTVHPNLLKTLQTRGENIKKRGTVDWGTGEAIALGSLVLEGTPVRLSGQDSRRGTFTQRHAVVVDYETGAEHYPLANLDSKQAPFDVIDSSLSEAAVMGFDFGYSLDAPESLVMWEAQFGDFANGAQVIIDQFITSCESKWNRSSGLVLLLPHAYEGQGSEHSSARLERFLQMCAEDNIQVAYPTTPSQYFHLLRRQMKRKFRKPLIVMTPKSLLRLPAAVSPVSEFATGQHFREVLDDKSNPEQVTRVLVCSGKVYYDLAKKREELGTQAVAILRIEQLYPWPEQQLAAALGRYRRAREFVWVQEEPQNMGGWTFVEPRLRAMNFPFEYVGRDAGASPATGSHHVHEREQKLLVDGAFAPTPSGPIGPGWIGWNAVESNGTHGAPTDTAKA; this is encoded by the coding sequence ATGTTCAGCGAGAACGGCGAGTACCTCGAAGAGCAATTCCACCGCTGGCAGCAAGACCCCAACTCCGTCGAACCGACCTGGCAGGGCTTCTTCGCGGGGATGCAGTTCGCCGGAAAACTCCCCGGTGGGGCCGCAACCACTGGAGCAGCAGCGAGTTCCGCGGACCTGCGGGTGCAAACCGGTGTGGTGCGGCTCGTGTTCTGGTACCGGCAGGCGGGGCACCTTCAAGCCGATACTGATCCGCTCGCGGCTCAATCACCTCCCCCGTGCCCGCTCCTCCAACTCGAAAGCTTCGGCCTCTCGGAAAGCGACCTCGACCGCGTCGTCGACGGCAGTATGTACTTCGGGCTGAACGGCCCGGTCAAGTTGCGCGACCTCATCGATACGCTGCGTGCCACCTACTGCGGCACCACCGGCATCGAGTACATGCACATCGATTCGCAAGAAATACGCCGGTGGATCGCGTCCCGGATCGAGCCGACGTGCAACCGGCCGATGCTCAAGTTGCGGCAAAAGTACCGCATCCTCATCACGCTGTACGAAGCCGAACTGTTCGAGAAGTTCCTGCACACCAAGTACGTCGGCCAGAAACGGTTCTCGCTCGAGGGCGGCGAAACGCTCATCCCGATCCTCGACGCGATCACCGAAAAAGGCCCGGCGCTCGGCGTCAAAGAGATCGTCATCGGGATGGCCCACCGGGGCCGGCTGAACGTTCTCGCGAACACGCTCAACAAGCCCTTCTCCGAAATCTTCAACGAGTTCGAGGACAACTACCTCCCGCTCTCCTCGCACGACGGCGACGGAGACGTGAAGTACCACCTCGGGTTCTCCGCCGACACCGAAACGGCCGACGGAGGGAAGGTTCACCTGTCCGTTGCGCCCAACCCCAGTCACCTGGAAATCGTCGGCCCGGTGGTCGAGGGCCGGGTGCGGGCCAAGCAGCGGCAGCACGGCGACAAGGAGCGCACCACCGGCGTGCCGGTGCTCATCCACGGCGACGCGGCGTTCGCGGGCCAGGGCGTCATCATGGAGACGTTCAACCTGATGAACCTCGCCGGGTACCGCACCGGCGGGACCATTCACATCGTGGTGAACAACCAGATCGGGTTCACCACGAACCCGCGCGACTCCCGCAGCACACAATACTGCACCGACATCGCGAAGTTCGTGCAGGCCCCGATCTTCCACGTCAACGCCGAAGACCCGGAAGCGTGCGTGGCCGCTGCGGAACTCGCGCTCGAGTTCCGCCAGCAGTTCAAGAAGGACGTGGTCATCGACCTGGTGTGCTACCGCCGGTGGGGGCACAACGAGGGCGACAACCCGGGCTACACACAGCCCCTCCAGGCAAAAGTCATCGCCAAGAAGCCGCCCATCTCCACCGTCTATTCGGCGCAACTGGCCGGGCGGCCCGACGACCCGAGCGTGACGCCGGAAGTCGTCGCGGACCTCGTCGGCGAGTTCGATAACAAGCTCGCCGAGGCGCTGCGCGACGCCGAAAGCATTGTCGCCGCGTACCGCAACGAGATGGAGGCCGCGCACAAGCAAGTGAAGGAGATGGTGAAGAAGGGCCAGACCAAGAAGCGTGGAATGGAGGGCTTTTCCGGGCGCTGGAAGGACTTCACCAATCGCTACTCGCACGACCCCGTTGCGACCGGCGTGAGCGACGCGACCCTGGACCGCATCGCCGCCGCGCTGGGCACGTTCCCGGACGGCTTCACGGTTCACCCGAACCTGCTCAAGACGCTCCAAACGCGCGGCGAGAACATCAAGAAGCGCGGCACGGTGGATTGGGGCACCGGTGAGGCGATCGCCCTCGGTTCGCTGGTGCTCGAAGGCACCCCGGTGCGACTCAGCGGTCAGGACAGCCGGCGCGGAACGTTCACGCAGCGGCACGCGGTCGTCGTTGATTACGAAACCGGCGCGGAACACTACCCGCTCGCGAACCTCGACTCGAAGCAGGCGCCCTTCGACGTGATCGACAGTTCCCTCTCCGAAGCGGCCGTGATGGGGTTCGATTTCGGGTACTCGCTCGACGCCCCGGAATCGCTGGTCATGTGGGAGGCGCAGTTCGGCGACTTCGCCAACGGCGCCCAGGTCATCATCGACCAGTTCATCACGTCGTGCGAATCGAAGTGGAACCGGTCCAGCGGGCTCGTGCTACTGCTCCCGCACGCTTACGAGGGCCAGGGGTCGGAGCACTCTTCCGCGCGCCTCGAACGGTTCCTCCAGATGTGCGCGGAGGACAACATTCAGGTCGCGTACCCGACCACGCCGTCGCAATACTTCCACCTGCTCCGCCGGCAAATGAAGCGGAAGTTCCGCAAGCCGCTCATCGTAATGACGCCGAAGAGCCTGTTGCGGCTCCCGGCCGCGGTGTCGCCGGTGAGCGAGTTCGCGACCGGGCAGCACTTCCGCGAAGTGCTCGACGACAAGTCCAACCCGGAACAGGTGACGCGCGTGTTGGTGTGCTCAGGGAAGGTGTACTACGACCTCGCGAAGAAGCGCGAGGAACTCGGCACGCAGGCGGTCGCGATCCTGCGCATCGAGCAACTGTACCCGTGGCCTGAACAGCAACTCGCCGCCGCGCTGGGGCGCTACCGGCGCGCCCGCGAGTTCGTGTGGGTCCAGGAAGAACCTCAGAACATGGGCGGGTGGACGTTCGTGGAACCGCGCCTGCGGGCGATGAACTTCCCCTTCGAGTACGTGGGCCGGGACGCCGGCGCCAGCCCCGCGACCGGTTCGCACCACGTCCACGAGCGCGAGCAAAAACTGCTCGTGGACGGCGCGTTCGCGCCGACGCCGTCGGGTCCGATCGGTCCGGGGTGGATCGGCTGGAACGCGGTGGAATCCAACGGGACGCACGGCGCGCCCACGGACACAGCGAAGGCGTAG
- a CDS encoding IS701 family transposase, which translates to MSVPKVFPRDYIEFLIATPKACSGTEAARVQPEQPDPPAHDAFTRLLTRLEPDPDTLWADAQAQVRRDDGVLVVDDSTLDKPYARSIELVTRHWSGKHRAVVQGINLVSLLWTDGDRHIPCDYRVYDKADARTKNDHFGDMIRTAYARGFAPRCVVFDGWYSSLENLKLIRNCGWTWLTRLKSNRLVNLDRRGTRALADTAIAATGTEVWLPGFGLVKVFGIATPNGGTVYWATNDLGMGDLTRLQFADFSWAIEHYHRGIKQCTGVERCQCRTARAQRNHIGLALRAFLRFEAHCFATGISWIEAKTAIIRDAVRAYLARPCIGFPSHRTA; encoded by the coding sequence ATGAGCGTGCCCAAGGTGTTTCCGCGTGACTACATCGAGTTCTTGATCGCGACCCCGAAGGCGTGCTCGGGAACGGAGGCCGCGCGGGTGCAACCGGAACAACCGGACCCACCGGCCCACGACGCGTTTACCCGACTGCTGACCCGGTTGGAACCCGATCCCGACACCCTCTGGGCCGACGCGCAAGCCCAGGTCCGGCGGGACGACGGGGTTCTCGTCGTGGACGACTCGACCCTGGACAAGCCGTATGCCCGGTCCATCGAATTGGTCACCCGACACTGGTCCGGCAAGCACCGCGCGGTGGTCCAGGGGATCAACCTGGTGTCCCTGCTGTGGACCGATGGGGACCGACACATCCCGTGCGACTACCGCGTGTACGACAAGGCCGATGCTCGGACCAAGAACGATCACTTCGGGGACATGATTCGGACCGCCTACGCGCGGGGGTTCGCCCCTCGGTGCGTGGTGTTCGACGGCTGGTATAGCAGCCTGGAGAACCTGAAGTTGATCCGCAACTGCGGGTGGACGTGGCTCACCCGGCTCAAGTCGAATCGGCTGGTGAACCTCGACCGTCGGGGCACGCGAGCCCTAGCGGACACGGCCATTGCAGCCACGGGCACGGAGGTGTGGTTGCCCGGGTTCGGGTTGGTGAAGGTATTCGGGATTGCCACCCCAAACGGTGGCACCGTGTACTGGGCCACCAACGACCTGGGGATGGGCGACCTGACGCGGTTGCAATTCGCCGACTTCTCCTGGGCCATCGAGCACTACCACCGGGGCATCAAGCAATGCACCGGCGTCGAGAGGTGTCAGTGCCGCACCGCCCGAGCCCAGCGGAACCACATCGGGCTCGCCCTGCGTGCCTTCCTGCGGTTCGAGGCCCATTGCTTCGCAACCGGTATCAGTTGGATTGAAGCCAAGACCGCAATCATCCGGGACGCCGTCCGAGCCTACCTCGCACGCCCCTGTATTGGCTTCCCAAGCCATCGCACTGCGTAA
- a CDS encoding WD40 domain-containing protein gives MRRFVALVMALMAAPSFAQEPKKDEKNEYPPIPVIDLKRKEPVEYGKDIEPIFEKKCLVCHSGTELRGKYDMGTHEKVLKGGKRGIAVVPGKSAESNLFLFCARQKLPMMPPKTDEPLNSQELSLIKLWIDEGAKAPTTMKVKEKIIVNLPAALVKPVRALAVSPDGKTIAASRGNQLHIFALKTTPADKKGGAEKKEWEYAKSFFDPQLKTPEGKPAKAAHISLVESMAFSPDGKTLATGSFQELTLWDVEKGEPKQRVAGFVDRVCAIGFSADGKKFVTGGGAPTEDGEIKIFDAPTGKVLWEIKAGHSDTVFGVAFSPDGQLLATGGADKFVKVFEMPHAGWGWPFPPGPKAPRFAKSFEGHTHHVMGIGWTPDGKKIASCGADNFVKVWDYEKGEKIRDMQGHQKQVTSLVFVGKSAQFVTGSGDASVRMWNADNGGNVRSFPGAADFVYAVSASTDGTVVASGCEDGVVRVYNGANGTLMKAALPPDAEPKKK, from the coding sequence ATGCGCCGATTCGTTGCGCTCGTAATGGCGCTGATGGCCGCCCCGAGCTTCGCCCAGGAGCCGAAGAAGGACGAGAAGAACGAGTACCCGCCGATCCCGGTCATCGATCTGAAGCGGAAAGAGCCGGTCGAGTACGGAAAGGACATCGAGCCGATCTTCGAGAAGAAGTGCCTCGTGTGCCACTCCGGGACCGAGTTGCGCGGCAAGTACGACATGGGCACCCACGAGAAGGTGCTCAAAGGCGGGAAGCGCGGCATCGCGGTGGTGCCGGGCAAATCGGCCGAGAGCAACCTCTTTCTGTTCTGCGCACGGCAGAAACTACCGATGATGCCGCCGAAGACCGATGAGCCACTGAACTCGCAAGAGTTGTCGCTCATCAAATTGTGGATCGACGAGGGCGCGAAGGCCCCCACCACGATGAAAGTGAAGGAAAAGATCATCGTGAACCTGCCGGCGGCCCTGGTGAAGCCGGTCCGGGCACTCGCGGTTTCCCCGGACGGTAAGACCATCGCGGCGAGCCGCGGGAACCAGCTCCACATCTTCGCACTGAAAACGACCCCGGCCGACAAGAAGGGCGGCGCGGAGAAGAAGGAGTGGGAATACGCGAAGTCGTTCTTCGACCCGCAACTGAAAACCCCCGAAGGCAAACCCGCGAAGGCCGCGCACATCTCGCTCGTCGAGTCGATGGCCTTCTCCCCGGACGGGAAGACGCTCGCAACGGGCAGCTTCCAGGAACTGACTTTGTGGGACGTCGAGAAGGGCGAGCCGAAGCAGCGGGTCGCCGGGTTCGTGGACCGAGTGTGCGCGATCGGGTTCTCCGCGGACGGCAAGAAGTTCGTGACCGGTGGGGGCGCGCCGACCGAAGACGGCGAGATCAAAATTTTCGACGCGCCGACCGGCAAAGTGCTCTGGGAAATCAAAGCGGGGCACAGCGACACCGTGTTCGGCGTCGCGTTCAGCCCGGACGGGCAGTTGCTCGCCACGGGCGGGGCGGACAAGTTCGTGAAGGTGTTCGAGATGCCGCACGCGGGTTGGGGGTGGCCGTTCCCGCCCGGTCCCAAGGCGCCGCGGTTCGCCAAGTCCTTCGAGGGCCACACGCACCACGTGATGGGCATCGGCTGGACGCCGGACGGCAAGAAGATCGCGAGCTGCGGCGCGGACAACTTCGTGAAGGTGTGGGACTACGAGAAGGGCGAAAAGATCCGCGACATGCAGGGGCACCAGAAGCAGGTCACGTCGCTCGTCTTTGTGGGCAAGTCGGCACAGTTCGTAACGGGTAGCGGCGACGCGAGCGTCCGCATGTGGAACGCGGACAACGGCGGCAACGTCCGGTCGTTCCCGGGCGCGGCCGACTTCGTGTACGCGGTGAGCGCGAGCACGGACGGCACCGTGGTCGCGAGCGGGTGCGAGGACGGCGTGGTCCGCGTGTACAACGGCGCCAACGGCACGCTGATGAAGGCCGCGCTCCCGCCCGACGCCGAACCGAAGAAGAAGTAA
- a CDS encoding alkaline phosphatase family protein, whose product MRPISALGSLAALFAVAIGAGLFLAPQPAAPAPQPARKVKLAVLVVFDQMRGDFLERWHALFGPNGFARLQRDGAWFTNCHYPYGTTTTGPGHASMLTGACPDAHGIVNNTWAEGGQEVYCAGSPRYKLVPPAPAFPAEPSPKDTKDKPAAKVPMIGSPERLRSETVADVLKEVHGAKSKVFGLSLKDRSAILPTGKRPDGAYWFYGTFGTSTYYTERVHPWVEQFNRSKFADQWFGRDWTHFRPDVDYTRWSGQPDDVRGEGAGVGQRGAFPHPTTGGKPALGKNYYEALANSPFGNDLLLEFTKTCVTAERLGADDAPDLLVVSFSSNDLIGHTWGPDSHEVLDVTLRSDALMADLLAFLDTTVGKNEYLLGVTADHGVCPLPEITFGPNPPRGRVNLPDLRARLETHLTAKFPTPKPADGKPARWVEEFVFPWVYLNPRLVAASGQPQAAIAEEASKYLRELKNSNVMRTFTRAELAGTFPESDVMANRVKRSFYPARSGDIFVVLEPYYLPGSKPGETGTTHGAPFNYDTHVPLLVYGPGIRGGVRTEPTTPQALARIFSKWLNVRDPKSAAFPVPKTLE is encoded by the coding sequence ATGCGCCCCATTTCCGCACTCGGCTCCCTCGCCGCGCTGTTCGCCGTGGCGATCGGCGCCGGGCTGTTCCTCGCCCCCCAACCCGCAGCGCCCGCGCCCCAACCCGCGCGCAAAGTCAAGCTCGCGGTCCTCGTCGTCTTCGACCAGATGCGCGGGGACTTCCTGGAGCGCTGGCACGCCCTGTTCGGGCCGAACGGGTTCGCGCGGCTCCAGCGCGACGGCGCGTGGTTCACGAACTGCCATTACCCCTACGGGACCACCACCACCGGCCCGGGCCACGCATCCATGCTCACCGGCGCGTGCCCGGACGCGCACGGTATCGTGAACAACACCTGGGCCGAGGGCGGGCAGGAGGTGTACTGTGCCGGCTCTCCGCGGTACAAACTGGTTCCCCCGGCCCCCGCGTTCCCCGCCGAACCAAGCCCCAAGGACACCAAGGACAAGCCCGCGGCCAAAGTCCCGATGATTGGCTCCCCGGAGCGCCTCCGGAGCGAAACGGTGGCCGACGTACTGAAGGAGGTTCACGGCGCGAAGTCGAAGGTGTTCGGCCTCTCGCTCAAGGACCGCTCCGCGATCCTGCCGACCGGGAAGCGCCCGGACGGCGCGTACTGGTTCTACGGCACGTTCGGAACCTCGACGTACTACACCGAGCGCGTTCACCCGTGGGTGGAGCAGTTCAACCGGTCGAAGTTCGCGGACCAGTGGTTCGGGCGGGACTGGACCCACTTCCGCCCGGACGTGGATTACACCCGGTGGAGCGGGCAGCCGGACGACGTGCGCGGCGAGGGCGCTGGGGTCGGGCAGCGGGGCGCGTTCCCGCACCCGACCACGGGCGGGAAACCGGCCCTCGGGAAGAACTACTACGAAGCGCTCGCCAACTCGCCGTTCGGTAACGATTTGCTCCTGGAATTCACGAAGACGTGTGTGACGGCCGAGCGCCTGGGCGCGGACGACGCGCCGGACCTGCTCGTCGTCAGCTTCTCGTCGAACGACCTGATCGGGCACACGTGGGGACCGGACTCGCACGAGGTGCTGGACGTAACACTCCGGTCGGACGCGCTAATGGCCGATCTGCTCGCCTTCCTCGACACGACCGTGGGGAAGAACGAGTACCTCCTCGGTGTCACCGCGGACCACGGCGTCTGCCCGTTACCAGAAATCACGTTCGGGCCGAACCCGCCCCGCGGCCGGGTGAACCTCCCGGACCTCCGGGCGCGCCTGGAAACGCATCTCACGGCAAAATTCCCGACGCCCAAGCCGGCGGACGGGAAGCCCGCGCGGTGGGTGGAAGAGTTTGTGTTCCCGTGGGTGTACCTGAACCCGCGCTTGGTCGCTGCGAGTGGCCAACCGCAAGCGGCAATCGCGGAGGAGGCGTCGAAGTACCTCCGGGAACTCAAAAACAGCAACGTGATGCGGACGTTCACTCGGGCAGAACTTGCGGGAACGTTCCCCGAATCAGACGTGATGGCGAACCGGGTGAAGCGCTCGTTCTACCCGGCACGCAGTGGGGACATATTCGTGGTGCTGGAGCCGTACTATCTGCCGGGCAGCAAGCCGGGCGAAACGGGTACGACACACGGCGCGCCGTTCAATTACGACACGCACGTACCGCTGTTGGTGTACGGCCCTGGGATTCGGGGGGGCGTGCGCACCGAACCGACGACCCCGCAGGCGCTCGCGCGCATCTTCTCGAAGTGGCTGAACGTTCGCGACCCGAAGAGTGCCGCGTTCCCGGTGCCGAAGACGCTCGAATAA
- a CDS encoding PPC domain-containing protein translates to MRRLVFGLMVFAASVAMVGSASAQQPPPGLPSPRLQNVFPCGVKAGTSVEVTVTGFDVEDPEKLLFAHPGLKGEYISPPKDPTPDPKDPKKTIPAPKVNPAGPHKFKVTAAADVPLGVFDVRFVGKWGASNPRAFVVGDLLEVNEKEPNNDIPDVQKIEIGTTINGVISNPTDVDYAAFTGKKGQRIVVSCQASSIDSKAEPMIEIFDASGRKLTTNRNYRDNDAVADVVLPTDGEYFVRLFQFTYTAGGPDHVYRLSVSAAPWIDAVFPPVVEPGKPTPVTLYGRNLPGGQLAEGYAADGRPLEQLTVTITPPTDATANTKLVSPTHVEPSRALQDGFAYSLKGPGGASNPVTIYFARNKLVVKTKVAGSPETAEVVPAGSEVAGFLAKKGEKDWVAFTAKKGEKITIDLAAERIGASGDFYFSVRDGKDPKRDLSGEQDDDNDTLHPFGFYSRSSDPAPYQFTAPEDGKYLIAVACRESSYLNGPKATYRLRLGQPVPDFRAVVMPYSRFYQTGSAAWQGSSQAYYVFAQRQDGYTGSIAVSVEGLPAGVTAQPLTIGPAVRWGLLVLDVAPGAAHATAAFTVKLTGTDSTGKALIRSARPASVTWGVPQPDQQIPVVSRLDQSLVIAVRPEKALFSIKADLANAIVKPATGKEDKVKGPVIVMRQGDKSTVPVKVEWSVPEKPNVTLVAEPMAQNQQSGPVSVQITAQPTKDKPEVMVNVDAKSNAVPGAYTVVLRGTAQVPFAKDPMAKAKPNIPAEAFSTPIQVLVIPSALGRFTTGPLPNNTLKLGSSTDLPIKVERMHDFAGEYQVTFVPAKDATGVTAAEVVIPAGKDEVKLVLKTAADAKPGALAGTVVVTALYAGKYPVTYENKVSFNLAK, encoded by the coding sequence ATGCGCCGGCTCGTGTTCGGGCTTATGGTTTTCGCCGCGTCGGTCGCGATGGTCGGTTCGGCAAGCGCTCAACAACCACCGCCCGGTCTGCCATCGCCCCGCCTTCAGAACGTGTTCCCGTGCGGCGTGAAGGCCGGCACCAGCGTCGAAGTGACCGTTACCGGCTTCGATGTGGAAGACCCCGAGAAATTACTCTTCGCGCACCCGGGTTTGAAGGGCGAATACATCAGCCCGCCCAAAGACCCGACCCCGGACCCCAAAGACCCGAAGAAGACCATCCCGGCGCCGAAGGTCAACCCGGCCGGGCCGCACAAGTTCAAAGTGACGGCCGCGGCGGACGTACCGCTCGGCGTGTTCGATGTGCGGTTCGTGGGGAAGTGGGGCGCGAGCAACCCGCGCGCGTTCGTCGTTGGTGACTTGCTCGAGGTGAACGAGAAGGAGCCGAATAACGATATCCCGGATGTGCAGAAGATCGAAATCGGGACCACGATCAACGGCGTGATTTCCAATCCCACAGACGTGGACTACGCCGCGTTCACGGGGAAGAAAGGCCAGCGCATCGTCGTTTCCTGCCAGGCCTCGTCGATCGACAGCAAAGCCGAGCCGATGATCGAGATCTTCGACGCGAGCGGCCGCAAGCTCACGACCAACCGCAACTACCGCGACAACGACGCGGTCGCGGACGTGGTGCTGCCGACCGACGGCGAATACTTCGTTCGGCTGTTCCAGTTCACTTACACCGCGGGCGGCCCGGACCACGTCTACCGACTGAGCGTGAGCGCGGCGCCGTGGATCGATGCCGTGTTCCCGCCGGTCGTCGAACCGGGCAAGCCCACGCCGGTCACGCTCTACGGGCGCAACCTGCCCGGTGGCCAGCTCGCGGAGGGTTACGCCGCGGACGGGCGCCCGCTCGAACAGCTCACGGTTACGATCACCCCGCCGACCGACGCGACCGCGAACACCAAGTTGGTCAGCCCCACCCACGTCGAACCGAGTCGCGCGCTCCAAGACGGCTTCGCGTACAGTCTGAAAGGACCGGGCGGTGCGTCCAACCCCGTCACGATCTACTTCGCACGCAACAAACTCGTCGTGAAGACGAAGGTAGCAGGTTCGCCGGAAACCGCCGAGGTGGTTCCCGCCGGCAGCGAAGTGGCCGGGTTCCTCGCGAAGAAAGGGGAAAAAGATTGGGTCGCGTTCACCGCGAAGAAGGGTGAGAAGATCACCATTGATCTCGCGGCCGAGCGGATCGGCGCGAGCGGCGATTTCTACTTCTCCGTGCGTGACGGCAAAGACCCGAAGCGAGACCTCAGCGGCGAGCAGGACGATGACAACGACACGCTCCACCCGTTCGGGTTCTACTCGCGCAGTAGCGATCCCGCGCCGTACCAGTTCACGGCCCCGGAAGACGGCAAGTACCTGATCGCGGTCGCGTGCCGCGAGTCGAGCTACCTGAACGGCCCGAAGGCCACGTACCGGCTCCGGCTCGGTCAACCGGTGCCGGACTTCCGCGCGGTGGTGATGCCCTACAGCCGCTTCTACCAAACGGGCTCGGCAGCGTGGCAAGGTAGTTCGCAAGCGTATTACGTGTTCGCGCAACGGCAGGACGGTTACACCGGGTCGATCGCGGTCAGCGTGGAGGGGTTGCCGGCCGGCGTGACGGCTCAACCACTCACCATCGGGCCGGCCGTGCGCTGGGGGCTGTTGGTTCTCGACGTCGCGCCCGGCGCCGCGCACGCGACCGCGGCCTTTACCGTGAAACTCACTGGCACAGACAGCACCGGCAAGGCTCTCATCCGGTCGGCACGGCCGGCATCGGTGACGTGGGGAGTGCCACAGCCGGATCAACAGATCCCGGTGGTATCGAGGCTGGATCAGTCGCTCGTGATCGCGGTTCGGCCCGAGAAAGCACTCTTCAGCATCAAGGCCGACCTCGCGAACGCGATCGTGAAGCCGGCGACGGGCAAAGAAGACAAGGTGAAAGGCCCCGTCATCGTGATGCGCCAGGGCGACAAGTCGACCGTTCCTGTGAAGGTCGAATGGTCGGTCCCGGAGAAGCCGAACGTCACGCTCGTTGCCGAACCGATGGCCCAGAATCAGCAGAGCGGACCCGTGTCCGTTCAGATCACGGCCCAACCGACCAAGGACAAGCCAGAGGTGATGGTGAACGTGGACGCGAAGTCCAACGCGGTTCCCGGCGCGTACACCGTCGTGCTCCGCGGGACCGCACAAGTGCCGTTCGCGAAAGACCCGATGGCGAAGGCGAAGCCGAACATCCCGGCGGAGGCGTTTAGCACGCCGATCCAGGTGTTGGTGATCCCCAGCGCGCTGGGCCGGTTCACCACGGGACCACTACCGAACAACACGCTCAAACTCGGCAGCAGCACGGATCTGCCGATCAAGGTGGAGCGAATGCACGACTTCGCGGGCGAATACCAGGTGACGTTCGTTCCGGCAAAGGACGCGACCGGTGTAACGGCCGCCGAGGTCGTCATCCCCGCGGGGAAGGACGAAGTGAAGCTCGTGCTGAAGACCGCGGCTGACGCCAAACCCGGCGCGCTGGCCGGTACCGTCGTGGTCACGGCCCTGTACGCGGGGAAGTACCCCGTGACCTACGAAAACAAGGTGAGCTTCAATCTGGCAAAGTGA
- a CDS encoding ankyrin repeat domain-containing protein, with product MPGTFFTPLHTAAKYESPELVALLLAHGAQLGVRAADGRTPLDVAATIEPQWDRASFSDEPGKLTPARVLCIILLHCAGAPAGALPHR from the coding sequence GTGCCGGGCACGTTCTTTACCCCGCTCCACACGGCCGCGAAGTACGAGTCACCGGAACTGGTTGCCCTTCTGCTTGCGCACGGGGCACAACTTGGCGTCCGTGCCGCGGACGGGCGCACTCCCTTGGACGTGGCTGCGACCATCGAGCCCCAGTGGGATCGCGCGAGCTTCAGTGATGAGCCGGGGAAACTGACTCCCGCCCGTGTCTTGTGCATCATCCTGCTGCACTGTGCCGGTGCGCCGGCGGGCGCTCTGCCGCACAGATGA